Below is a genomic region from Desulfobacter sp..
GACAAAAAAGAAAGGCTTGTCCTATAGTGTTGTCGGGCGCCTGGCCGACTAAACGCTTTTTTCATTCATATTGTTTTAATATAAGGGAGGATCATGGACGCAATTACAGAAATCAAACCCGGGAAAAAATATTTCCAGCGAATTTACCTGGGAATCATGCTCTGGTTCGTGGGCCGGGCCGTACAGGCAGCCGGCCGGGTGGACTCGGCCGTAAAAGATGAATTTACGGCCATGCCCGAAGGGTATACCTTCTGTTTGGGCGCATTTCCCAACGGTCCTTATATGATTGTGGGAAAAGATAAAACCCACAGGGCCAAATACCTGGGTTCAAACAAGGATAAACACAATATTCATTTGGAAATGGGGCTTAAAAGCATGGGGAACTTGTTTACCCTGTTCACCTTTCAGGAGAGTACGCCCACAGCCAATGCCAGGGACAGGCTCTTTGTATCGGGAGATGTGCCCCAGGCCTGCGCTGCGGTTCGAATCCTGGATATTGTCCAGGTCTATCTTCTGCCCAAACCCATTGCCAAACTGGCCATCAAGCGCTACCCCAGATGGTCGTTGAAGCGCCACACCATTGACAGGGCCCTTGTTTTGATCAGAACCGTCACAGGACTCTAAACCATAAAGGATATCTTTTATGAGCCATTTTTCTTTTTTGTGCCGGACCAAAACGAGTTTCGGCAAAAATGCCCTGGAGCACCTGCCCTTTGACCTGGCTGCCATGGGAAGCTCAAAACCCATGGTGATTCAAGACAAAGCCAGCCATTTGGCAGGATTAACCAAGCCTGTGATCCGGGCCTTCAAAGAATCAGGCATGACCATTGGTATCAGTCCTCCCATACCTGAAACCCGAGAGGGGGATGCCAATTTTATAAAATCCATGTACACCCATTATACTGAAAAAGGGTATGATGCCCTCATTGCCCTTGGCAGGCAAACGGCTGGGGATGCGGCAAAGGCATTGAACATTGCCGTATCTTTAGGACCGGAGAGCCTCAAGAAAAAAAATATCTCTCAGCGCCTCAATCCCCTGATATATCTTCCAATCGGCGCGGCATCAGGCGCGGCAACCGCCGGAATGGCCCGGTTCAACAACCAGACCTTTATGTCTGATTTTCTGGCCCCGGACCAGGCGGTGATTGATCCCTCACTTTTCATACCCGATGAGGTGGACACTCTGATTGATGTCTCTCTGACCTGCCTGGCGACGGGCGCAGAAGTGCTCGGGCTTTCCCGAAGCCTGCCGGCCAGGGCCTATGCATCGGCCATCATCCGACTTGGGATTGCCCCTTTGGAGTCCATCATCCAATCCAACAAGGATCACCAGAGCCAGCCCCAAAAGATAAAACTTGCCTGGCAAAAAGACCTGGTCCAGGCCGGGGTTATGGCCGGATATCTCATGTCCGAACCGCTGATCAGCAATATCCTGGGCCAAACCATTTCCGACCAGACCCGGATCAGCCAGGGCCAGGCCATGTGCATTGTCCTGCCCCCGCTTCTGGAAGCCCTGGGAACTGAGGATATGGAAGGACTTTTATTGGCCCTCAAGGGCCAGGAGAGTTTCAGTACCGTACCGTTGCCTCTGTATGCCCAAACCAGCGTTCAAGCCATCCGTTCCCTGGTCAACTCCCTGTACGGGGTATCCCGGGGCAGACGGCCTCGAACCCTGGAAGAGGCGGGCTGGAATAAGACTGCCATAGTTTCTTTGGGAGAAAAACTGGTGGATTCAGGAACCCTCAAAGGGATTGACCCCAACACCCTTGAGACGATTTTAACCTGCGCCTGTGACGGCCGGCCTGTGATCCAAGGGTAAAGGAGATATTATGTATACACCTGACTATTATGAATTCTGCTGCCGGGTTAATATGGTTGCAGGCACAAAGGCCTTGGAAAAAATCCCCGGCCTGCTTTCAGATATGGGAGCCCAATCCCCCATGATCATCACGGACAAAGGGGTGATGGCAGCAGGGCTTGTGGATGTGGTTCTCTCGTCCATAAACGGCCAATTAGATATTAAGGCAATTGAAGATGACGTCCCGCCTGATTCAGACTTACACCTGGTGGGCCACCTGGCCGGGGTCTACCGGGAAAAAGGCTGCGATGCCATCATTGCCGTGGGCGGCGGATCGGTCATGGATACGGCCAAGGGCGTTAATATCCTGATCTCCGAAAACAGCGACAACCTCATGGAATTTACCGGGGCCGGGGCTTTAAAACGGCCCTTAAAGCCCTTGATTGCCGTTCCCACCACAGCCGGGACAGGATCTGAAGTCACCCTGGTGGCCGTGATTGCCGATCCTGATGAAAACAGAAAAATGCTATTTACCTCCTATTTTCTGCTGCCCGATGCAGCGGTCATCGATCCGAGGATGACCCTGACCCTCCCCGCCCATATTACTGCGGCAACGGCCATGGATGCCATGGCCCACGCAGTTGAATCCAGGGTAATGCTCTCCAAAAACCCTCTTTCAGATGCCCATGCCCATGAAGCCATCTGCCTGATCAGCCGCCATTTGCCAAAGGTTCTTGAGAATCCTTCGGATCTGGAGGGCCGCCTGGCCCTTGCCACGGCTGCCACCATGGCAGGGATTGCCTTTTCCAATTCAATGGTGGGCATGGTCCATGCCATTGGCCACTCCGTGGGATCTGTCTGCCATGTACCCCACGGCACCTGCATGGCCATCCTTTTGCCCTACGGACTGGAGTACAACCTTCACCGGGTAGGTGACAGGATCGCAGATCTGCTCTTGCCCCTGGCAGGGCCAACGATCTATGTGGCCACCCCTGAAGCACAGCGGGCGCAGGCCGTGATCGACTGGATCCGTCAATTTAATTTAAACTTGCACAACACCACCCAAAACCGCCATGCCATCTGTTTTAAAGACATTCTCAACCCGGATGGAATTCCCATGGTGCCCAGGGACAAACTGCCCGAAATCGCCAGAACCGCTTTGGGCGACGGGGCGGGTTTTTACAATCCTGAAGAGATGGACTTTCAAGATTGCCTCATGGTGACCCAGGCGGCCTGGGAAGGAATTCCACTGGATAAAACCCAGATTAAAAAAGGGTAAAAATACGGATATAAACTTCAAACCAAGGAGAATCCAAAATGAGCGCTAAAGGATATATGGGAAAAATCATGATGGTGGATTTGACCCAGGGAATCGTTGAGATTGAAACAATTTCACCCAAGGTATATGAATCCTTTTTATCGGGAATGGGGCTTGCCGCCCATATCCTCTTTCACAGGATACCGGCCGGGGCAGATCCCATGGGGCCGGAGAATATCATTGGATTTGTCTCAGGACTGCTCACCGGGACAGGATCCCTTTTTACGGGACGGTGGATGGTCACGGCCCTCTCTCCTTTAACCCAGGGATGGGGAGAGGCCAACTGCGGGGGATCTTTTTCACCGGCCATCAAACGCTGCGGCGTGGACGGCATCTTTTTCAAGGGCACAAGCCCAACCCCTGTCTACCTTTATGTGGACGACAAAGGCGCCCGGCTTAAACCGGCCCAGGAGGTATGGGGAAAAGACGCCGTTGAGACCGAAGAACTGCTCAAAGCGGCCCACAAAAATGCAAAGGTGGCCTGTATCGGCC
It encodes:
- a CDS encoding iron-containing alcohol dehydrogenase encodes the protein MYTPDYYEFCCRVNMVAGTKALEKIPGLLSDMGAQSPMIITDKGVMAAGLVDVVLSSINGQLDIKAIEDDVPPDSDLHLVGHLAGVYREKGCDAIIAVGGGSVMDTAKGVNILISENSDNLMEFTGAGALKRPLKPLIAVPTTAGTGSEVTLVAVIADPDENRKMLFTSYFLLPDAAVIDPRMTLTLPAHITAATAMDAMAHAVESRVMLSKNPLSDAHAHEAICLISRHLPKVLENPSDLEGRLALATAATMAGIAFSNSMVGMVHAIGHSVGSVCHVPHGTCMAILLPYGLEYNLHRVGDRIADLLLPLAGPTIYVATPEAQRAQAVIDWIRQFNLNLHNTTQNRHAICFKDILNPDGIPMVPRDKLPEIARTALGDGAGFYNPEEMDFQDCLMVTQAAWEGIPLDKTQIKKG
- a CDS encoding iron-containing alcohol dehydrogenase, which produces MSHFSFLCRTKTSFGKNALEHLPFDLAAMGSSKPMVIQDKASHLAGLTKPVIRAFKESGMTIGISPPIPETREGDANFIKSMYTHYTEKGYDALIALGRQTAGDAAKALNIAVSLGPESLKKKNISQRLNPLIYLPIGAASGAATAGMARFNNQTFMSDFLAPDQAVIDPSLFIPDEVDTLIDVSLTCLATGAEVLGLSRSLPARAYASAIIRLGIAPLESIIQSNKDHQSQPQKIKLAWQKDLVQAGVMAGYLMSEPLISNILGQTISDQTRISQGQAMCIVLPPLLEALGTEDMEGLLLALKGQESFSTVPLPLYAQTSVQAIRSLVNSLYGVSRGRRPRTLEEAGWNKTAIVSLGEKLVDSGTLKGIDPNTLETILTCACDGRPVIQG